One Dethiosulfovibrio faecalis genomic window carries:
- a CDS encoding MBL fold metallo-hydrolase RNA specificity domain-containing protein, protein MRLKVLGAAEEVTGSSYMLEVAGHRILIDCGLHQGRNEDERNREPFHFDPLSLEVVLLTHAHIDHTGRVPLLVKQGFSGKVMSTLPTVELTEVLWRDSARLMKEEAEWKTKKNARKGLPAVEPLFEDEDVSEALNLLAPVTYDDKIELFPEVFVRFRDAGHIMGSAILEIWATERDETVKIVFSGDLGPQKTVMERTPAVITGADYVVIESTYGDREHKTNEESREEFQTLMRQILAKKAKVFIPTFVVDRAQRVAYELMLIQDQGLGKDIPIYFDSPMGVKATKIYEDHLDLCSSEIQEYRHKGNHPFSPERLTYVSSVEDSQAINDVDHAIVLAGSGMCNGGRIVHHLKHGIWNPENHVVFVGYQAVGTLGRRLVEGQKKLRIAGEDVTVRAQLHTINGFSAHADRRDLLKWADNFSENSPTFLVTHGEPKSANALADGLTEKGFQAIVPSVDQEFELTPNEREREERIVLSTPQRDVSSYVELAKALDDIAAITGRLTETASKINDIDQTLPMLKSVKILLETVSNKSKC, encoded by the coding sequence ATGAGGTTGAAGGTCTTAGGTGCAGCCGAGGAGGTGACCGGGTCCAGTTATATGCTGGAGGTAGCCGGACATAGGATTCTTATCGACTGTGGGCTTCATCAGGGCAGAAACGAAGACGAGAGAAACAGAGAGCCCTTTCACTTCGATCCCCTGTCCTTAGAGGTCGTCCTTTTGACTCACGCTCACATAGATCATACCGGAAGGGTCCCTCTTCTGGTCAAACAGGGATTTTCCGGCAAGGTCATGTCAACCTTGCCCACCGTGGAGCTTACCGAGGTTCTGTGGAGGGATTCTGCCCGTCTCATGAAAGAAGAGGCTGAATGGAAGACCAAAAAGAACGCCCGTAAGGGACTCCCCGCGGTGGAACCTCTTTTCGAAGACGAGGACGTCTCCGAGGCGTTGAATCTATTGGCGCCGGTTACCTACGACGACAAGATAGAGCTTTTCCCCGAGGTGTTCGTCAGGTTCAGAGACGCGGGGCACATAATGGGAAGTGCCATACTCGAGATATGGGCGACCGAGAGAGATGAGACGGTTAAAATCGTCTTCAGCGGAGATCTCGGACCACAGAAAACCGTTATGGAGAGGACCCCAGCTGTGATAACCGGGGCCGACTACGTCGTAATAGAGTCCACCTACGGCGACCGGGAGCATAAGACGAACGAGGAAAGCCGCGAGGAGTTCCAGACTCTCATGAGACAGATACTAGCCAAAAAAGCGAAGGTCTTCATTCCCACCTTTGTCGTGGACAGGGCTCAGAGGGTGGCTTACGAACTGATGCTTATTCAGGATCAGGGGCTCGGTAAGGACATTCCCATATACTTCGATTCACCTATGGGAGTAAAGGCTACGAAGATATACGAGGATCATCTCGACCTCTGTTCCAGCGAGATACAGGAATATCGTCATAAAGGGAACCATCCTTTTTCACCGGAAAGGTTGACCTACGTCTCCTCCGTCGAGGACTCCCAGGCCATCAACGATGTGGATCACGCCATAGTCCTGGCCGGAAGCGGTATGTGCAACGGTGGTCGAATAGTCCATCATCTGAAGCACGGCATCTGGAACCCCGAAAACCACGTGGTTTTCGTAGGGTATCAGGCGGTGGGGACCCTGGGACGCCGTCTGGTGGAGGGACAGAAAAAACTTCGTATCGCAGGGGAGGACGTTACCGTTAGGGCTCAGCTGCATACCATAAACGGTTTCTCCGCCCATGCAGACCGCAGGGATCTTCTCAAGTGGGCGGATAACTTTTCCGAAAACTCGCCTACTTTCTTAGTCACCCATGGGGAGCCCAAATCGGCCAACGCTCTCGCCGACGGCCTTACGGAAAAGGGGTTTCAGGCTATAGTTCCATCGGTCGATCAGGAATTCGAACTTACCCCCAACGAGCGTGAACGTGAGGAGAGGATAGTGTTGTCCACCCCTCAGAGGGACGTCTCTTCCTACGTGGAGTTGGCCAAAGCTTTGGACGATATAGCCGCCATAACCGGTCGATTGACCGAGACAGCCTCCAAGATCAACGATATAGACCAGACCCTTCCTATGCTTAAGTCAGTCAAGATCCTGCTGGAAACGGTCTCGAATAAGTCGAAGTGCTGA
- a CDS encoding dipeptidase, with amino-acid sequence MKRESCIDRARELHDSGLVVDAHFDLLKDVLDKREKGRRNVIEEDHLPAMRRAGLDLVISSIFVEDRYVPDMALKRALDQIGALHGELDECSDSFSLCVDWEEVEAAKAKGRLAILLSFEGVEPISNDMGLLRIFYELGVRGVGLVWSRRNYAGDGCFFSRRREGRKGGLTDFGVRLLDEISRLGMFLDVSHLNDEGFQDVLEFYDGPFIASHSNCRSLMGTMRNLKDDQIMALAERGGVMGMNSCSTFVAEESKVGPVGSSHLADHVDYVKKLVGIEHVGFGFDFCDMFRQSTGSESYDCISGYGQVVELSAELLSRGYLDEEVLSVMGLNFARVYRSALS; translated from the coding sequence ATGAAACGGGAGAGCTGCATCGATAGGGCCAGAGAACTGCATGACTCCGGTCTCGTGGTGGACGCTCACTTCGATCTTCTAAAGGACGTTCTGGACAAGAGAGAGAAGGGAAGAAGAAACGTCATAGAGGAGGATCATCTTCCAGCTATGAGGAGGGCCGGTCTCGATCTGGTGATTTCCTCGATCTTTGTAGAGGACCGTTATGTCCCCGATATGGCTCTCAAAAGGGCTCTGGATCAGATAGGAGCCCTCCACGGTGAGCTGGACGAGTGTTCGGATTCATTCTCTCTATGTGTGGATTGGGAAGAGGTAGAAGCCGCCAAGGCGAAGGGGAGATTGGCGATATTGCTCTCTTTCGAGGGAGTCGAGCCTATCTCGAACGATATGGGGCTTCTTAGGATATTTTACGAGCTCGGCGTCCGTGGAGTTGGACTTGTCTGGAGCAGAAGGAACTACGCTGGAGACGGTTGCTTTTTCTCCCGGAGACGGGAGGGTCGGAAAGGAGGTCTTACCGATTTTGGGGTAAGGCTTTTGGACGAGATTTCCCGTCTCGGTATGTTTCTGGACGTAAGCCATCTTAACGACGAGGGGTTTCAGGATGTGCTGGAGTTTTATGACGGTCCGTTCATAGCCTCTCACTCCAACTGCCGTTCCCTTATGGGGACCATGAGAAATCTGAAGGACGATCAGATAATGGCCCTTGCCGAAAGAGGCGGGGTTATGGGGATGAACAGCTGTAGTACCTTTGTGGCCGAGGAATCGAAGGTCGGACCGGTAGGATCTTCTCATTTGGCCGATCACGTGGATTACGTAAAAAAGCTCGTAGGTATAGAGCATGTGGGGTTCGGATTCGATTTCTGCGATATGTTCCGTCAGTCCACAGGTAGCGAAAGTTACGACTGTATATCCGGCTACGGTCAGGTGGTGGAGCTTTCCGCCGAGCTCTTGAGCAGGGGGTACTTGGACGAAGAGGTCTTGTCGGTGATGGGGCTAAATTTCGCCAGGGTGTACAGATCGGCTCTTTCGTGA
- a CDS encoding lysophospholipid acyltransferase family protein — MSFRVRCIETLDRWVRPGRRAWILYLFLRCVLGLVSPRKTVALDNMARAFPDRDERWYRENLKAVYDHFCWMAVEYLALMKDPSQALTWIERVEGKDILDDLLSSKKGCVILASHGGNWELLSAWLCQSDYPLYAAVRDPDAEDLAVLMEFYRQKVGLKTLRKERKGFREMVRLPMVGNFVGLVADQDGGPTGIPVKFLGRPCTMPKGPAAISVMSKVPIIPVSIERIAPFRHKVRVYSPLSASETVKDKEDKVVALAAEVNKILEEMVRTVPGEWLWMHRRWKTDMTGENRI; from the coding sequence TTGAGCTTTAGAGTCAGGTGTATAGAGACGTTGGACAGATGGGTCCGTCCGGGAAGACGGGCTTGGATTCTCTATCTTTTCCTCCGGTGTGTTTTAGGATTGGTCTCTCCTAGAAAAACGGTGGCCCTGGACAATATGGCAAGGGCCTTCCCCGATAGAGACGAACGGTGGTATCGTGAGAACCTGAAGGCTGTTTACGACCACTTCTGTTGGATGGCGGTGGAGTATCTGGCTCTCATGAAAGACCCATCTCAGGCATTGACGTGGATAGAGAGGGTTGAGGGCAAGGACATCCTTGACGATCTTCTCTCTTCCAAGAAAGGCTGCGTCATATTGGCCAGCCACGGAGGCAACTGGGAACTGCTTTCCGCCTGGCTGTGCCAGAGCGACTATCCTCTCTACGCTGCCGTCAGAGACCCCGATGCCGAGGATCTTGCCGTCCTTATGGAGTTTTACAGGCAAAAAGTGGGGCTGAAAACCCTGAGAAAGGAGCGCAAGGGCTTTCGAGAGATGGTTCGCCTTCCTATGGTAGGAAACTTCGTGGGGTTGGTCGCCGATCAGGACGGAGGACCTACAGGTATACCGGTAAAATTTTTAGGACGTCCATGTACCATGCCCAAAGGACCTGCTGCCATATCTGTGATGTCCAAGGTCCCGATAATTCCGGTGTCCATAGAGAGAATAGCCCCATTTAGACACAAGGTTAGGGTTTATAGTCCTCTATCTGCATCCGAAACCGTAAAGGACAAAGAGGATAAGGTCGTTGCCCTAGCTGCCGAGGTCAATAAAATCTTGGAGGAGATGGTCCGCACCGTGCCAGGCGAATGGCTGTGGATGCACCGAAGATGGAAGACCGATATGACCGGAGAGAACCGTATTTGA
- a CDS encoding HDIG domain-containing metalloprotein, with product MTVTRENAWELLKEYNEDEGHLRHALAVEACMRYYASKSGEDEDMWGLAGLVHDLDWERVSEKDPENHTKLATAVLEERGYPKEVIRAVQAHGWGICSDVEPLSEMEKTLYSVDELTGLVMTTALVRPSRSLSDLSVKSVKKKWKDKRFAAGVDRELIERGAAMMGIELSDLIDGVIQAMRPIEKDLGLGTSSCN from the coding sequence ATGACCGTAACCAGAGAGAATGCGTGGGAGCTCCTGAAGGAGTATAACGAGGACGAAGGACATCTCAGACATGCTCTGGCTGTGGAGGCATGTATGAGATATTACGCCTCTAAGTCGGGAGAGGATGAGGATATGTGGGGACTTGCCGGACTCGTGCACGATCTCGATTGGGAGAGGGTATCCGAGAAGGATCCGGAGAATCATACCAAGCTTGCCACGGCCGTCTTGGAGGAAAGAGGTTACCCTAAAGAAGTAATCAGAGCGGTTCAGGCTCACGGTTGGGGTATCTGCTCCGACGTGGAGCCGCTGTCCGAGATGGAAAAAACCCTCTACTCAGTGGACGAATTGACCGGATTGGTTATGACTACCGCTTTGGTGAGACCGAGTCGGTCTCTTTCGGATCTTTCCGTTAAATCTGTGAAGAAGAAATGGAAGGACAAGAGATTCGCCGCAGGGGTGGACAGAGAGCTCATAGAGAGAGGAGCTGCCATGATGGGAATCGAGCTGTCCGACCTGATAGACGGGGTCATACAGGCCATGAGGCCTATAGAAAAGGACCTGGGGCTAGGCACCTCTTCCTGTAACTGA
- a CDS encoding amino acid ABC transporter permease, producing the protein MTLDFSILSPYIPMLLAGAWFTVKASLCSVVLGSAFGLVVGALRVVPFGPVRGLAAAYIYVIRGTPLLVQLFLIYFGLPSLGINLPAFVAGVIGLGINSSGYVGEIVRGGIEAVPKGQWEASKMLGLSYLRSMRHIILPQAIRNMLPAIGNEFVTLIKESSLLSTLAITELTMAGQQVRSVTYASFETFIAVGIIYLCLTSSTSFALQLLEKRWDIR; encoded by the coding sequence ATGACCCTGGATTTTTCCATACTATCGCCCTATATCCCGATGCTTCTGGCCGGCGCCTGGTTTACGGTAAAGGCATCTCTCTGCAGCGTCGTTCTAGGATCCGCCTTCGGCCTGGTCGTCGGTGCCCTTAGGGTCGTCCCCTTCGGTCCGGTAAGAGGGTTGGCCGCCGCTTACATATACGTCATAAGGGGAACTCCTCTTCTGGTACAGCTTTTTCTCATATATTTCGGATTGCCGTCTCTCGGTATAAATCTGCCGGCTTTCGTAGCCGGGGTAATAGGCCTGGGAATAAACTCCTCGGGGTATGTAGGCGAGATAGTTCGAGGTGGGATAGAGGCCGTCCCTAAAGGACAATGGGAAGCATCCAAGATGCTTGGCCTTTCCTATTTGAGATCCATGAGACATATAATACTGCCGCAAGCGATAAGGAACATGCTTCCCGCAATAGGCAACGAGTTCGTAACTTTGATAAAGGAATCGTCGCTTCTTTCCACCTTGGCCATAACGGAGCTGACCATGGCGGGGCAACAGGTCAGAAGCGTAACCTATGCGTCTTTCGAGACGTTTATAGCCGTTGGAATAATATATCTCTGTCTTACCAGCTCCACCAGCTTTGCTCTCCAGCTTCTGGAAAAACGTTGGGATATAAGATAA
- a CDS encoding response regulator: MEKITVVLADDHPLTRQGLKAYLARENGVELVGEASDGKEAWEMIEELRPRVALLDIRMPVEDGISLARKIKDAGLPVAPVMLTSYDSQQYVLASLRAGAKGFLLKTTSPEALAKAIQTVVSGGLYLDSEVASAMGDIPQMEDLSPREREVLLFAARGLSSKEVASQLFISERTVQTHLASIYDKLGAHNKTEAMLLALKYGLLTLEELIE; encoded by the coding sequence GTGGAAAAGATCACAGTCGTCCTGGCGGACGACCATCCTTTGACCAGACAGGGATTGAAGGCCTATTTGGCCAGAGAGAACGGTGTGGAGCTGGTCGGAGAGGCTTCGGATGGCAAAGAGGCCTGGGAAATGATAGAAGAACTTCGTCCTAGAGTGGCTTTGTTGGATATCCGTATGCCGGTGGAGGACGGAATTTCCCTGGCTAGAAAGATAAAGGACGCCGGTCTTCCTGTCGCTCCCGTGATGTTGACGTCTTACGATTCTCAGCAGTATGTTTTGGCATCTCTGAGGGCTGGAGCCAAGGGCTTTCTGTTGAAGACGACCTCACCGGAGGCATTGGCCAAGGCGATTCAGACGGTGGTATCCGGTGGTCTTTATCTCGATAGCGAGGTCGCTTCAGCTATGGGAGATATTCCTCAGATGGAGGATCTCTCGCCGCGAGAGAGGGAGGTCCTGTTATTTGCTGCCAGAGGACTTTCCAGCAAAGAGGTAGCATCCCAACTTTTCATAAGCGAGAGGACCGTACAGACCCATCTGGCCTCCATCTACGATAAATTAGGGGCACATAATAAGACGGAGGCTATGTTGTTGGCTTTGAAGTATGGCCTTTTAACTTTGGAGGAGCTGATAGAATGA
- a CDS encoding sensor histidine kinase: MIRRSMPIKWNLSAIFLIAVLLPTAAVLVTAGIGIVHHDRAMKRVMASYVENLADNVASRVDLEDPKWVLPTPMVELLRQLQVFSWGPSLPGWVVVVDGDGKILLASPGAEVTFKRLWRKDVPIGKAVELMDDRGDRYTVAVYPAASTFVVAAVAWNQLMGPMVQASRLWSILIGAVVVASVISGVMLWRWAIGPIKGLSDELADLKWGCEVPIAEDNRNTIWEVRHLRTVLCRLSKAAREKVELWNRYLQDVVRVQESEKSRIARDIHDGPVQEVTALIQRIRLASLDPIEKREDHLRLAEDIGKETIRQLREMCNQLSPPWLDLGMRHALDELADRLSRHLDLFVQLDISDDIEEDPDAILAFFRIIQEAIHNSSRHGGAKNVDIEISRDEENIYLSIKDDGSGFRWPEDFELLRSTGHRGLLNMRERIELIGGSMRAETSPGEGCSLFFTVPVIGRT, from the coding sequence ATGATCCGAAGGAGCATGCCTATAAAATGGAATCTTTCCGCTATATTCCTGATAGCCGTGCTCCTTCCTACCGCGGCCGTATTGGTCACAGCCGGAATCGGTATAGTCCACCACGACAGGGCTATGAAGAGGGTTATGGCTTCCTACGTGGAGAATTTAGCCGATAACGTGGCTTCCAGGGTCGATCTAGAGGATCCCAAGTGGGTTTTGCCTACTCCGATGGTAGAGCTTTTACGGCAGCTTCAGGTCTTTTCCTGGGGGCCTTCACTGCCGGGATGGGTGGTGGTGGTAGACGGAGATGGCAAGATCCTTTTGGCCTCTCCTGGAGCGGAGGTCACCTTCAAGCGGCTTTGGCGCAAGGACGTCCCAATAGGCAAGGCGGTCGAGCTAATGGACGATAGGGGGGACCGTTATACCGTGGCGGTATATCCCGCCGCGTCGACTTTCGTCGTAGCGGCGGTCGCCTGGAATCAGTTGATGGGGCCTATGGTACAGGCATCCAGGCTCTGGTCCATCCTGATAGGTGCGGTGGTCGTGGCGTCGGTGATCTCCGGAGTCATGTTATGGCGGTGGGCCATAGGTCCCATAAAGGGACTTTCGGACGAGCTTGCCGATCTCAAATGGGGGTGCGAGGTTCCTATCGCCGAGGACAACCGGAATACCATCTGGGAGGTTCGACATCTTAGGACGGTCCTGTGTCGTCTTTCCAAGGCAGCCAGAGAAAAGGTCGAGCTCTGGAATCGTTATCTTCAGGATGTCGTGAGGGTTCAGGAAAGCGAAAAATCCCGTATAGCCAGAGACATACACGATGGGCCCGTCCAAGAGGTGACTGCCCTTATTCAGAGGATAAGACTAGCTTCCCTCGATCCTATCGAGAAAAGAGAGGACCACCTTCGTCTTGCCGAGGACATCGGGAAGGAGACCATAAGGCAGCTCAGAGAGATGTGCAACCAACTATCTCCTCCATGGCTCGATCTAGGCATGAGGCATGCGTTGGACGAGCTGGCCGACAGGCTTTCGAGACATCTGGATTTATTCGTCCAGCTCGATATATCCGACGATATCGAAGAGGACCCCGACGCGATCTTGGCTTTCTTCAGAATTATACAGGAGGCCATTCATAATTCTTCCAGACATGGAGGGGCGAAGAACGTCGATATAGAGATATCCAGGGATGAAGAAAACATCTATCTCTCCATAAAGGACGACGGTTCGGGGTTCCGTTGGCCGGAGGATTTTGAGCTGCTTCGATCGACGGGACACCGTGGTTTATTGAATATGAGGGAAAGAATAGAGCTGATAGGTGGTTCGATGAGAGCGGAGACCTCGCCGGGTGAAGGGTGCTCCCTTTTTTTCACCGTTCCTGTAATCGGTCGAACGTGA
- the tyrS gene encoding tyrosine--tRNA ligase encodes MALDALKVLRDRGYIDWCSHPEELEDLFREGRVTAYVGFDPTADSLHVGHLIPLMGLAWLQKLGHRPVVLAGGGTGMIGDPSGKSKERNLLSIEQIRKNVEAVKKQLSHFVSFDSGDSSALLVNNYDWLNSMTFLEFLRDVGKHFTVNYMIAKEHVKSRLGDQEKSISFTEFSYTLLQAYDFLHLYRTYGCKLQMGGNDQQGNIVSGIDLIRKTDGAQVYGGTNPLLLTSSGTKFGKTEGGAVWLDREKTSPYRFYQFWVNSEDEAAEKLLKLFTFLSLEQISEIMRVHSVAPEKREAQKTLAMELTSLVHGRDSAETARRASEILFGGAFDPVELSSEMMKVLASEVPYSEVGDISSPLIDIMVDSKVSSSKGEARRLIKGGGVSVNGNRISDERMELDGSWLLQEGYLFLKVGKKKFFVLKTVN; translated from the coding sequence ATGGCTTTGGATGCGCTTAAGGTTCTCAGGGACAGAGGTTATATAGATTGGTGTAGTCATCCGGAGGAGCTGGAAGATCTCTTCAGGGAGGGCAGGGTTACTGCTTATGTAGGGTTCGACCCTACCGCCGACAGCCTTCACGTGGGGCATCTGATACCTCTGATGGGTTTGGCCTGGCTTCAGAAGCTAGGCCATAGGCCGGTCGTGCTTGCCGGAGGCGGTACCGGTATGATTGGAGATCCTTCCGGTAAAAGCAAAGAGCGAAACCTCCTGTCCATAGAACAGATAAGGAAGAACGTGGAGGCGGTCAAAAAACAGCTCTCTCATTTCGTCAGCTTCGATTCCGGAGATAGCTCGGCTCTTCTGGTCAATAACTACGATTGGTTGAACTCGATGACCTTTCTTGAGTTTCTTCGAGACGTGGGAAAGCATTTTACAGTTAACTACATGATAGCGAAGGAACACGTCAAGTCCAGGCTCGGAGATCAGGAAAAGAGCATCTCTTTCACCGAGTTCTCGTATACTTTGCTCCAGGCCTACGACTTTTTGCATCTATACAGGACCTACGGTTGTAAGCTCCAGATGGGAGGTAACGATCAACAGGGTAACATAGTTTCCGGCATCGACCTGATAAGAAAGACCGACGGTGCTCAGGTATATGGAGGGACCAATCCGCTTCTTCTCACGTCGTCGGGAACCAAGTTCGGAAAGACCGAGGGAGGCGCGGTGTGGCTCGACCGCGAGAAGACCTCTCCCTACCGTTTCTACCAGTTCTGGGTTAACAGCGAGGACGAGGCGGCGGAAAAACTTCTGAAACTTTTCACCTTCTTATCTCTGGAGCAAATATCGGAGATAATGAGGGTACATTCCGTTGCGCCGGAGAAAAGGGAAGCTCAGAAAACTCTGGCGATGGAGTTGACCTCCCTGGTCCATGGGAGAGATAGTGCCGAGACCGCCCGTAGGGCAAGCGAGATCCTGTTTGGTGGTGCGTTCGATCCGGTCGAGTTGTCCTCGGAGATGATGAAAGTCCTGGCTTCCGAGGTTCCCTATTCCGAGGTCGGCGATATTTCGAGCCCATTGATCGACATCATGGTAGACTCGAAGGTCTCGTCCAGCAAGGGGGAGGCCAGACGTCTCATAAAGGGGGGCGGCGTCTCCGTCAACGGAAACAGGATATCGGACGAACGAATGGAACTCGATGGTTCCTGGCTCTTGCAGGAAGGCTACCTTTTCCTCAAGGTCGGTAAAAAGAAGTTCTTCGTCCTGAAGACGGTGAACTAA
- a CDS encoding amino acid ABC transporter ATP-binding protein, giving the protein MDPAIQVKGLHKSFENLQVLRGIDIDVSEGEVVSVIGPSGSGKSTLARCICRLEEINEGEIRLYGRRIDNGGISTEAQSALVGMIFQQFNLFPHLSVLDNIILSPTKVKKLPTKEARTKGLELLDRVGLADKRDSRPGELSGGQQQRVAIARALAMEPRIMLFDEPTSALDPELVGEVLDVIAGLAKSGMTMMIITHEMLFAKEVSDRVIFMADGVIVEEGSPDQVLEAPEMDRTRSFLHRMLAHHVADSD; this is encoded by the coding sequence ATGGACCCTGCCATCCAGGTAAAAGGGCTTCACAAGTCTTTTGAGAATCTTCAGGTGCTTCGAGGCATCGATATCGACGTATCGGAAGGAGAGGTAGTATCGGTAATAGGCCCCAGCGGATCGGGCAAGAGCACCTTGGCCCGGTGCATCTGCCGCCTAGAGGAGATAAACGAAGGGGAGATCCGTCTCTACGGACGGAGGATCGATAACGGAGGGATCTCCACCGAGGCCCAATCGGCACTTGTCGGCATGATCTTTCAGCAGTTCAACCTCTTTCCTCATCTATCCGTACTCGATAACATAATCCTGTCTCCTACCAAGGTAAAAAAACTGCCAACAAAAGAGGCAAGGACGAAGGGTTTGGAGTTGTTGGACAGGGTCGGCCTGGCGGATAAGCGAGACTCCCGACCGGGGGAGCTTTCCGGCGGTCAGCAGCAGAGAGTGGCCATAGCGAGAGCTCTGGCGATGGAGCCCAGAATCATGCTGTTCGACGAACCTACCAGTGCTCTCGATCCAGAGCTGGTGGGAGAGGTTCTAGACGTCATAGCTGGGCTGGCAAAAAGCGGAATGACTATGATGATCATTACCCACGAAATGCTCTTCGCCAAGGAAGTATCCGACAGGGTTATATTCATGGCCGACGGCGTCATAGTCGAAGAAGGTTCACCAGATCAGGTCCTGGAAGCCCCCGAGATGGATAGGACTAGGTCCTTCCTTCACAGAATGTTGGCTCATCACGTAGCGGATTCGGATTAA